The following are encoded together in the Tamandua tetradactyla isolate mTamTet1 chromosome 14, mTamTet1.pri, whole genome shotgun sequence genome:
- the LOC143654869 gene encoding mast cell protease 4-like, which yields MQVFLLLVAFLFPPEAGAGEIIGGIESKPHSHPYMAHLDIIINQSSVFRCGGFLISQEYVLTAAHCKGRNITVTLGAHSMKQEESTWQKLLVKEQIIHPKYDSSTFRNDIMLLKLQSKAKLTRTVGTIPLPKQSTVIPPGSMCLAIGWGKTGLEEPVSDTLREVKLRIMKAKPCYIFLFYNHNSQICVGNPRNIKSVYKGDSGGPLLCAGVAHGITSYVRRNAKPPAVFTRVSSYVPWINNVLKGK from the exons ATGCAGGTCTTCCTCCTTCTGGTGGCCTTTCTCTTCCCTCCTGAAGCTGGAGCTG GGGAAATTATTGGTGGCATTGAGTCCAAGCCACACTCCCACCCCTACATGGCTCATCTGGATATCATCATCAACCAGAGTTCTGTTTTCAGATGTGGTGGGTTTCTCATAAGTCAAGAATATGTGTTGACAGCTGCTCATTGCAAAGGAAG GAATATTACTGTCACACTTGGAGCTCATAGTATGAAACAGGAAGAATCCACATGGCAGAAGCTGTTAGTCAAAGAACAAATCATTCACCCAAAATACGACTCTTCCACCTTTCGCAATGACATCATGTTACTGAAG CTACAAAGTAAAGCCAAACTGACCCGCACTGTGGGGACCATTCCCCTGCCAAAGCAGTCTACTGTGATTCCTCCTGGGAGCATGTGCCTGGCCATTGGCTGGGGAAAAACAGGGTTAGAGGAGCCGGTGTCAGATACCCTGAGAGAGGTGAAGCTCAGAATCATGAAAGCCAAGCCCTGCTACATCTTTCTGTTTTACAACCATAATTCGCAAATCTGTGTGGGCAATCCCAGGAACATAAAATCAGTATACAAG GGAGACTCTGGGGGTCCCCTTCTGTGTGCTGGGGTGGCCCACGGTATCACGTCGTATGTGAGAAGGAATGCAAAACCTCCTGCTGTTTTCACTCGAGTCTCCTCATATGTGCCCTGGATTAATAATGTCCTAAAGGGCAAGTAG